A region of Canis lupus familiaris isolate Mischka breed German Shepherd chromosome 38, alternate assembly UU_Cfam_GSD_1.0, whole genome shotgun sequence DNA encodes the following proteins:
- the RGS18 gene encoding regulator of G-protein signaling 18: METSLVFFSQLNMCESKEKTFFKLIHGSGKEETSKEAKIRAKEKRNRLSLLVQKPEFHEETHFSRSGHLARETRVSPEEAVIWGESFDKLLSHKDGLETFTRFLKTEFSEENIEFWIACEEFKRSKDPQQIIPKAKAIYEKFIQTDAPQEVNLDFHTKEVITKSITQPTLHSFDAAQSRVYQLMEQDSYTRFLKSDIYLDLIEGRPQRPTNLRRRSRSFTCTEFQDVKSDVAIWL; this comes from the exons ATGGAAACatcattggttttcttttctcaattaaATATGTGCgaatcaaaagaaaaaacttttttcaagTTAATACATGgttcaggaaaagaagaaacaagcaaAGAAGCCAAAATCAG agctaaggaaaaaagaaataggctaAGTCTTCTCGTGCAGAAACCTGAGTTTCATGAAGAAACCCACTTCAGTAGATCTGGGCACTTGGCCAGAGAAACAAG AGTCTCCCCTGAAGAAGCAGTGATATGGGGTGAATCATTTGATAAACTGCTTTCTCATAAAG ATGGACTGGAGACCTTTACCAGATTTCTTAAAACTGAATTCAGCGAGGAAAACATTGAATTTTGGATAGCCTGTGAAGAATTCAAGAGAAGCAAAGACCCTCAACAAATTATCCCTAAAGCAAAAGCAATATATGAGAAATTTATACAGACCGATGCTCCACAAGAG GTTAACCTTGATTTTCATACCAAAGAAGTCATTACTAAAAGCATCACCCAACCTACCTTACATAGTTTTGATGCTGCACAAAGCAGAGTGTATCAGCTTATGGAACAAGACAGTTACACACGTTTTCTGAAATCTGACATCTATTTAGACTTGATAGAAGGAAGACCTCAGAGACCAACAAATCTTAGAAGACGATCACGCTCATTTACCTGTACTGAGTTTCAGGATGTAAAGTCAGATGTTGCCATTTGGttgtaa